The nucleotide sequence CCAGCTCCACGGTGTCCGCGGCCGGGTAGTCGCGCTCGGTGAGCCAGCCGTTCCAGGCGACAGCGGTGGCCTCGTCCCAGGTGCCGGTGACCTCCACCTTCGCCCCCGTGGCGGCGAGCATGCGCTGGAACGCGGCGACATCGCTGCCGGTGGCGCCCTCGCCGAGCGCCCGCCACTGGGGCAGCTCGCCCTGCACGGTGATCACGGGCTGCTGCGCGACGGCGTACAGCACGTCCCCGGCGGCCACCTCACCGGACTCCCCGGCCCGGGTGACGACGCCGGACAGCGCGTTCACGGCGGCGGGCGCCTGCTCGCGCGTCACGGAGACGCCGAGGGTGATGACGCGGCCGAGCTCCTGCTCGGCGACGGTGACGAGAGCGTCCTCGGACGGACGCTGCTCGGCCTGGGCCGGAGGGGTGAGCGTGGCCCGGCCGGCCCAGAAGGCCAGGACGGCCACGATCAGGAGCACCCCGGCCAGCGTGGCCCAGCGGAGCGGCCGGGTCATCCGGAGGTGCCCCAGAAGACGTCCTGCGGGGGCAGCTCCGGGCAGGTCTGGACGACCTGCGTCTGGCGCTCCTCGGGCACGCCTCTCATGGTCGCCTGCAAGGGCCACCAGTCATGGCGGCCTGGTGTGAAGAAGGCCGTCACGAAGGACTCCTTGGACGGCCGTGTGCTGGTGTCCACAGTGAACCCCTGCGCTTCGAGACAGGGGATGAGGTACTGGTCCCAGTAGTCATAGACAAGGCGAAGCTGCGGTTCGCTCCAATCCTGGGTATAGCTCGGGTCGACTGGGTGCTGGGCGATGCAGGTGTTCATCGCCAGCGCCCAGGCGCGAGCCTGCGCAGCCGGCGGCGTGGAGTATCGGAGACCGCCCGTCGGCGAGACCTCGACGGGGAATCCGTCTGCCCTCATGCACGAGGCGACCTTCTGATCTGATTCCAGGGGAGTCGTGGACCAGTCCTTCCGCTGGACCTGAAGGATCTCGGGAGTTCCCCCGCTCTCTGCCAGGCGGTCCATCTGTTCTCGATAGGCCGCTTCCTTCTCCGGCTCCGTCGCCAGAACGGGTTCGATGACCTCGGTCGGTTTCCATGTGGCGGCATCCCACACCTTTGAGGGGGTACTGCCTGTCTCCGCGTGCGCCGACGCTCCTGCGTCCGCGCCGGAAGCACACCCCGCCAACAAGAGGGCCCCGACGAGTCCGACCATGGCACCAGCGAAACCGCTTGTCATTCGCCCCTCAGGCACAAGACACCCCAGCGCTCGCAGAGAAAATATCAGTAGGGGTAGTAGCAGTAGCCATTGCTACCCGAAAGAAGCAATGAGACCGAATCGGCCTTCCAGGTCTGGGTGCCTCGGAGACCAGGCTCCCAGTACCTCACGTAGTAGTTGGCTTTGGTACTCGACACTCCCCCAACCGACACCGTGAGGTAATCCCCGTACCGCTGCTGCTCGCCACGGACGCCGACATATCCACCTCCGGCACTGCAGTCCTGTCGCCCGGAGTCCGTCAATGCCTGTGCCGGCACTGCCCCAGAAACGGCCAACAATCCCGCGACGGCGATACCGGCCCCGACCTTTGTAACCCGCTGCTTCATACCCATGACGATCCTCCTCAGGATTCAAGCTCAAATATGAGCCGCGTCACACACTAGGCGCTAAGGCCTCCCACGGCAAGGGATTCTTCCTGGCCTCCTCAGGCCGTCCCGATTCCCTTTGCGCTTGCTGCAGCCATCACCGGGCGTCGTCTCGTGAGGCCGCGCCGTCGTCGTCCTCCCCGCCCTGGAACTGGCTCATGTAGAGCCGGTGGTAGGCGCCCCTGGCCGCGAGGAGCTCGGCGTGGTTGCCCTGCTCCACGATGTCGCCGTGCTCCATCACGAGGATCACGTCGGCGTCGCGGATGGTGCTGAGCCGGTGGGCGATCACGAAGCTCGTGCGGTCCGAGCGCAGCGCCGCCATGGCGCCCTGGACCAGCACCTCGGTGCGGGTGTCCACGGAGGAGGTGGCCTCGTCCAGGATCAACAGGGAGGGCTGGGCCAGGAACGCGCGGGCGATCGTGATGAGCTGTCGCTCGCCCGCGGACACGTTGGAGGCGTCGTGCTCGATGACGGTGTCGTAGCCCTCGGGCAGGGTGTGCACGAAGCGGTCCACGAACGTGGCCTTCGCCGCGGCGACGACCTCCTCGTCCGTGGCGTCCTGCCGGCCGTAGCGGATGTTCTCCCGGATGGTCCCGCCGAAGAGCACGGCGTCCTGGAGCACCATGCCGGTGGCGGCGCGCAGCTCGCCGCGGCTGACCGTGCGGGTGTCCACGCCGTCCAGCAGGATCCGCCCGCCGTCCACCTCGTAGAACCGCATGATCAGGTTGACCAGGGTGGTCTTGCCGGCACCGGTCGGCCCGACGATCGCGACCGTCTGCCCCGGCTCCGCCACGAAGTTCAGGTCCGTGATGAGCGGCTTCTCCGGCGTGTAGGAGAAGCGCACATGCTCGAACTCCACGCGACCGCGCAGCGGGCGCGGGAGGTGGGCGACGACGTCGGGCCCGGAGGCGGCGGAGGGCGCCGTTTCCCGGACGACAGTGCTCTCGGAGGGCGCCGTTTTCCGAACGAAAGTGCGGGCGGGGGTGCCGTCAGGGGTCTCCTCCGGCTCGTCGAGGAGCTCGAAGATGCGCTCGGCCGACGCCACGCCGGAGATCAGCATGTTGGACATGCCGGCGATCTGCCCAAGCGGCTGGTTGAACTCGCGCGAGTACTGGATGAACGCGGTCACGGCGCCGAGGGTCATCTGCCCGTTGGCCACGCGCAGGCCGCCGACCACCGCGATGCCCACGTAGCCCAGCCAGTTCACCCACTGCATGATCGGCATGATCATCCCCGAGTAGAACTGCGCCTTGAACGCGGCCTCGTACAGCTCCTCGTTGCGCTCGTCGAAGCGCGCGGCCATGTCCCGCTGACGGCCGAACACGGTCACCAGCTCGTGCCCCGTGAACGACTCCTCGATGTGCCCGTTGAGCCGGCCCGTCTCCCGCCACTGCGCGGAGAAGAGCGCCTGGGACTTCTTGCCGATCACGCCCACCACCACACCGGCCACCGGCAGGGCGACCAGGGCGATGAGCGCGAGCTGCCAGGACAGCCAGAACATCATGCCGACGATGCCGATCACGGTCAGCACCGAGTACACGAGCGAGGCGAACGCCTGCTGGAGGGCCTGCTGGACGTTGTCCACGTCATTGGTGGCGCGGGAGAGCAGGTCGCCGCGCTGCCCGCGGTCGAAGTAACTCAGCGGCAGCCGGTTGATCTTGGCCTCGATCTCCTCGCGGAGGCGGAAGACGATGCGCATGACGATGTCATTGAGCACGCGGCCCTGCAGCCACATGAACAGCTGGGCCACGAGGTACATGGCCAGCACGATCAGAATCAGCCGGCCCAGCTCGGTGAAGTCGATCCCCTCACCCGGCGTGAACGCCATGCCGGAGAGCATCTCCGCGGCCCGGTCCTCGCCCTGGGCGCGCAGCCCGTCGATGACCTGCTCGCGGCTCAGCCCGCCGGGCATCTGCGCGGAGACCACGCCGCCGAAGATCACGTCCATCGCCCGGCCCAGGACGTGCGGGGCCCACACGTTGAGCACGACGGCGACCAGCACCATCAGCGCGACCACCACCAGGCCCAGCTTCTCCGTGCGGAACAGGCTCATGAGCCGCTTCGCGGACGGCCAGAACGCCTTGGCCTTGCGGGCCGGCCCGCCGCCCCAGTCGTCGGTGGCGCCCTGCTCCTGGATCTCGAGGATCTCCTCGTCCGTCAGGTGCTCGCTCATGCCACGTCCTCCGCGGTCAGCTGGGAGTCCACGATCTCCCGGTAGGTCTGGTTGTCCGCCAGCAGCTCGGCGTGGGTGCCGCGGCCGACCACGCGGCCCTCGTCCAGCACGATGATCTGGTCGGCGTCGGTGATGGTGGCCACCCGCTGGGCGACGACGATCCGGGTCACCCCGGCCGCCGCACGGTCGAGCGCCGCCCGCAGCCGCGCGTCGGTGGTGACGTCCAGGGCGGAGAACGAGTCGTCGAACACGAGGACCCGCGGCTCGGCCACGAGGGCACGCGCGATGGACAGGCGCTGGCGCTGGCCGCCGGAGACGTCCGTGCCGCCCTGGGACAGCCGCGAGTCCAGACCGGAAGCCGCCGCCTCTCCCTTGCCGGTGGTGCGGGCGCGCACGAAGTCGGCGGCCTGGGCCGTCTCGAGGGCCGCCCAGATGCGCTCGTCCGAGGCATCCGGGGCCCCGAACTGCATGTTCTCCCGCACGGTGCCCGAGAACAGGTACGGCTTCTGCGGCACGAGGGCCACGGCCTCGGTCAGCTCGGCCCGGGCCAGGTCGGTCACCGGCACGCCGTCCACGAGCACCTCGCCGGACGTCGCGTCGTACAGCCGCGGCAGCAGGCTGATCAGCGTGGACTTGCCGGAGCCGGTCGAGCCAATGATCGCCGTCGTGGTGCCGGGTGCGACGGCGAAGCTGACGTCGTCGAGCACCGGCGCCTCGGCGCCGGGGTACTGGAAGGTGACGTGGCGCAGCTCCACGGCGCCGTCGCGACGCGCGGGGGTCACCGGGCGGACCGGCTCACCGAGCGTGGGGACGGTGTCCAGGACCTCGCCGATGCGGCGGGCGGAGATCACGGCGCGCGGGAGCATCATCATCATGAAGGTGCCCATCATGACCGCCATGAGGATCTGCAGCAGGTACTGCATGAACGCGGTGAGCGCGCCGACCTGCACGAGCCCCGCGTCCACGCGCTCGCCGCCGAACCACAGGACGGCGGCGGTGGCGAGGTGGAGGATCATCGTGATGACCGGGCCGAGCAGCACGAACAGCCGGCCGATCCGCACGGACGTCTCCGTCAGGGCGGCGTTGGCGTCCGTGAACCGGCGCGTCTCGTGGCGTTCGCGCACGAACGCGCGGACCACGCGGATGCCCTGGATCTGCTCGCGCATCACGCCGTTGACGTCGTCGATGTTGTCCTGCATCCGCTGGAACAGCGGCATGAGACGCGCGACGATCCACGCCACGATCACCAGCAGCACCGGCACGGAGACCCACACCAGCCAGGACAGGCCAGGGTCCTCGCGGATGGCCATGATGATGCCGCCGACCGCCATGATCGGCACGGCCACCATGAAGTTCAGGGCCATGAGGGTGAGCATCTGGACCTGGTTGACGTCGTTGGTGCCGCGCGTGATGAGGGTCGCGGCGCCGAAGCGGCCGAGCTCCTCCGCGGAGAACGCGTCCACGCGGGTGTAGACGGCACGGCGCAGGTCCCGGCCGACGCCCATCGAGACTTTCGCGCCGAACCACACGGCGGCGATCGCGGCGACCACCTGCACCAGCGCGACGCCGAGCATCACGAGGCCGATGTCCCAGATGCGGGCGGTGTCGCCGCGGGCCACGCCCTCATCGATGATGCGGGCGTTGAGTCTGGGCAGGTACAGCATGGCCAGCGTGCTGATCAGCTGCAGCACGACGACGGCCGCGACGGCGCCGCGATAGCGCCGGCCGTAACGGCGGAGCAGGGTCCAGAGCATGGGGCTCCCAGGGAGTCGGGATGGGTGCGCGACCGCGTGGGCCGCAGTGCGATGGGCCGAAGGGGGGCCGGGTTCATTGTGCCCCAGCCGCGGGCGGGGAGGCCCGGGGAGCATCGGTCGTCGATGTGACGGCGCCCGGCCGTTGTGGGGCACCGCCCCCTCAGCGGGTGGGCGGGATCGTGCTCATCTCGGGCCCCTCGACGGTGAACCCGGCGCCGCGCGTCGTCGTCGGACGCCCCGGGCGCACCCCGGACAACCGGCTGCCGAACCACCTGCTGGCGGACCCGCACGAGGACTGAGCGACGCCAGACGGGGGCGTGAGCCAGATGTTTCCGCTGCTGAGGGTCCCTCAGAACAGCATGAACATCCGGCTCACGCCCCCGGAACGTCTGGCTCAGCGCCCGAAGAGCCTCGCGAAGAACCCTGCGGCCCCGGCACGGCCCGCGCGGGCTGCCTCGCGCTCGGCGTCGGAGTGACGGCCATCGCACCACTGCCCTGCCGGGACGGCGGCCTTGACGGACTCGACGTGCCAGCCGCATCCGGCCCAGGTGGCCCTGCGGCAGACGCGGCAGCGCGCAGGACGGCACATGAGGGGTTCTTTCGGTGGGGGGCTTCGGGGTGGCCGGTCAGGCCAGGGTCAGGAAGAGCTTCTCGAGGTCGGCGACGGTGAGCTTCTCCTCGTCCTCCGCCTTCTCGGGGTCGGCGAGGCAGTACTGCATGGCCGCAGAGACGATCGCGAAGCCGGCCCGGTCGAGAGCCGTGGAGACGGCCGAGAGCTGGGTGACGACGTCGCGGCACGAGCCCTCCCCCTCGACCTCGCGGATCACGGCGTCGAGCTGCCCGCGGGCGCGCTTGAGGCGGTTGAGGATCTTGCGCTGGGTGTCGGCATCGGCGGTGCGCACGGCGGGTCCTTTCGGTGGCAGGGGCGGAGCGGACGGGGCGCCAGAATACCCCCGGGGGTGTGGGCGACGGCGGCGGGCGGTCACGCGGGGTCACGGAGTGCGCCGTTTCTCGAACGAAAACGCTCCGGGAGGCGCCGTTTCGTCAACGAAAGCGGCGGGGTGGGGCGGGGGTCAGGCGAGCAGGGACGCCCCCTCGACGGTCAGGACTGCCACGCCCATGACGAGGACGAACCAGCCGAAGGCCTGGCGCAGTGTCGCCGCGGGCACGCGCTGCATGAGCGCCACGCCCGCCAGCGCGCCCGCCACGGACACCCCGGTCAGTGCGAGCAGGAACGGCCAGTCCGGCTCGACCGCGGGCAGCTTGCCCACGAACCCGGCCAGCGTCTGCACGGTGATCACCAGCAGCGAGGTGCCCATGGCCGCCGCCATCGGCAGCCCGGCCAGCAGCACGAGCGCGGGGACGATCAGGAACCCTCCCCCGGCGCCCACCAGGCCGGTCACCAGCCCGACGCCGAGACCCACCACCAGCAGCCGACCCACGCGGAGGCGTGGGGCGTCGTCGCCGGTGGGGCCGCCGTCGTCGTCCCCCGTGCGGCCGCGGATCATGCCGCGGGCGGTGAGCAGCATCATCACGGCGAAGCCCCCCATGAGCACCGGCCCGGGCAACGCCGAGCCGAGCAGGCCGCCCAGCACCGCCCCCACCACGCCGCCGGCCGCGAACAGCCCGCCGGTGCGCCAGCGGACGTTGCCGGCGCGAGCGTGCAGGGCCACCGCGACGAGCGAAGTGACCCCGACGGCGAACAGGGAGCCCGCGATCGCCTCCTGCGGATCGAGCCAGGCCACATAGGTCAGCAGCGGCACCATGAGGATGGACCCGCCGCCGCCCAGCAGGCCGAGCAGCAGCCCGACCGCGGCGGCCAGGAGGAGCGCGAGCCAGCCCATGCCTATGCCCGCCGTGCGTCGCGGGACGGGATGCCGCGCAGCACCTCGGCCGCCGGCCGCTCCCGGCCCCTGCGGTTCCACGGCATGCGATCCAGGACCGACCCCATGGCGCACGTGTTCGACAGGGCGGAGAACACCAGTCCACCGCCCACCCCCGCCGACAGCAGCGCGAGGCGGCGCGAGCCGACCTGGGCCGCGAGCGCACCGACGAGCACGAGCGAGCCCGCTGTCATGCGGACCTGGCGCTCCATGGCCCAGCCACCAGCCCGGCGCACCACATCCCCGCCGGCCTTCGCGTAGGAGCTGACCCCGCCGGCGAGCACGTCGGCCTGCGTGAAGCCGGCCGCGGCCAGGCGCTCCCGGGCGTCGGTGGCGCGCATGCCGGAGGCGCAGACCAGCACGACGTCGCCGGGCAGGCGGGCGGCGACGTCGCCGGTGTGCTCCTTGAGCGTGTCCAGGGGGACGTTGTACGAGCCGGCGATGTGCTCCACGGCGAACTCGGCGGGGGTGCGCACGTCGATCACGACGGCGGCGCCGGACTCGGTGCGTTCGCGCAGCACTTCGGGGCTGAGCGGGGCCAGGGTCGCCTGGGTCATGGGGGTCTCCTCGGGTGAGTGGGGGGTCGGGCGGTCGGGCGGGGCGGACTCAGGCACGGTCGAGGCCGAGCCAGCCGAGATAGGAGCCGTCGAGCTCGACCACGTCGAACCCGGCGCGGCGCAGCGCCTGGGCGGCCACGATGTTGCGCAGGCCGGACTGGCAGAAGGTCACCAAGGTCTTGTCCTTCGGCAGCTCCTCCTGGTGGAAGAGCACCTTGCCGGCGTTCAGCTGCCGGGCGTCCGCCACGGTTCCGTGGGAGAACTCGGTCTTGTTGCGCACGTCCACCAGCACGGTGTCCTGCTCCGCGCCGACCTCGCCGGCCTCGATGCGGGACTGCAGCTCGTCGGCCTGCACGGTCGGCACCGGCTCCAGCGTGAGGCCGTCCACGGAGGTGGTGAACGCGGCGGCGGCGTCGACGCCCACGCGGATCATGTGGTCGCGCATCGTGTGCGCGTCCTCGCGGTCCTCGGCGAGCAGGACGAGGGCAGCGTCGTCGCTCTCCGGGTCGTAGGCCCAGCCGGCGTGGGTGGCGACCTTGCCCCGGGACGGGAAGGCCAGCGCGCCCGGCACGGTGCCGGCGAGGATCTCGTCCACGGCGCGGGTGTCCACGAACACGGCGCCGTCGGCGAGCTTCGCCTGCACGCCCCCGGCGTCCAGCTCCTCGAGCTCGGGCAGCTCGCCCAGGATGGCTGGCCCCTGCTTGTTCTGGCGCTTCATGCGGGCGAAGTAGGCGTGGGCGTCGGGCTGGCCGTCGAGCAGTTCGTCGATGAAGCCCTGCTCGTCGTCGTTCTTCAGGTAGTCGGACCACCAGGCGTACTCGCGCTCGTAGCCGACCGTGGTGGAGGGCAACGCGCCGAGTGCCTTGCCGCAGGCGGAGCCGGCGCCGTGGGCCGGGAACACCTGCACGTGGTCCGGGAGGGTCAGGAACTTGGCCTTGAGGGACGCGAAGAGCTGCTTCGCGCCCTCGAAGCGGGTGTCGACGCCGCCGGCGGCCTCGTCCAGCAGGTCCGGGCGGCCAAGGTCGCCGGAGAACACGAAGTCGCCGGTGAGCATGTAGCCCGGGGCGTCGGCGAAGGCGCCGTCGGTGACCAGGAAGGACAGGTGCTCGGGGGTGTGACCCGGGGTGTGCACGGCCTCGACGGTGATGTTGCCGAGCTCCATGATGTCCCCGTCCGTGAGCAGGTCACCCTCGAAGCCGTAGGCCCAGTCCTCGCCGCCCTCGCCGGACAGGTGGATCCGGGCGCCGGTGGCGTGGGCCAGCTCGCGGGTGCCGGAGAGGTAGTCCGCGTGGATGTGGGTCTCGGTGACGTGCGTGATGGTCATGCCGCGCTGGGCGGCGAGGTCCAGGTACACCTGGATGTCGCGGCGAGGGTCCACCACCATCGCCTCGTTGTTCGCCTGGCAGCCGATGAGATAGCTGGCCTGGGCGAGGTCCTCGTCGTAGATGCGCTCGAGCAGCATGGTTCTCCTCCGGGTCGGGGGCAGGGGTCTCGACGTCCATTCGATACCCCATGGGGTATATCGAGAACGAGCGTAAACTATACCCCCAGGGGTATGCAAGAGAGAGGGTGGGGCCCGGGCGGCGACGGGAAGGGATGGCACGATCGGGAGACGTCGCCAGGGGGCGTGAGCCAGATGATTCCGCTGCGGATCGGGCGTCAGAACTGCAGAAACGTCTGGCTCACGCGGCGGGGGGCGTGAGCCAGACGTTTCTGCTGCGGATCGGGCGTCAGAACCGCAGAAACGTCTGGCTCAGCGCCCGGGCCCCTCAGAGCAGGGGACGCAGCGGGACCAGGAGGACCTCGACCACGCGGGCGAGGCGGTGACGGTCCTTCCAGCGCGGGGTGTCGATCCGGACGGCCCGCTGGGCGTCGAGGGCGAAGATCTCCTCCATCCGGGCGGCGAAGTCGCGGTCCACGACCACCACGTTGGACTCGTAGTTGAAGCCCAGGGAGAGGCGGTCGACGTTGGCCGAGCCCACGGTGGACCAGATGCCGTCCACGGTGGCGGTCTTCGCGTGGATCATGCTGGCCCTGTACAGCAGGATCGTGATGCCGGCCTCGAGCATCTTCCCGAAGAAGCCGCGCGAGGCCCAGTCCGCCACGATGTGGTTGGAGTCCTCCGGCACCATCACCTGCACGTCCACCCCCCGCCGGGCCGCGTGCAGCAGCGCCTCGAGGACCTGCTGGTCCGGGATGAAGTACGGCGTGTTGATGAGGATGCGGTGCTGCGCCCGCTGGATGGCGTCGAGGTAGCTCAGCCGGATCGGGTAGACCAGCAGCGGCGGCTGGTTCGCGGCCACGGTGATGCGCGGGTCCCACGTGTCCGGGGGGCGCCAGGACATCTGCTCGCCCGCACGGTGGTGCGCGTTCCACTTGATGGAGATCGACCGGTCCAGCCCCCACGCCGCCGGGCCGCGCTCGCGCACGTGAGTGTCCCGCCACAAGCGGGCGTAGTCGTCGCCGATGTTGAAGCCGCCTGCGAAGCTGACCTCGTCGTCCACCACCATGATCTTCGAGTGGTTGAACCCGCTGTGTCGGACCACGCCTCGCCAGATCGGGCGGGCGAAGGCCGGCAGCCGGAACACGTGGATGCGCGGGTCCAGCTGACGGTAGAAGCGGGGCGGGACCACGAGGTTCCCGAACCCGTCATAGGAGACGTAGACCTCCACGCCGCGCGCGGCCGCCCGGTTGAAGGCGTCCATGAACCGCTGGCCCGTGGGGTCGCTCTTCCAGATGTAGGTCTCGAACTTGATGATCCGCTGCGCTCCGTCGATCGCGGCGATCATCTCCTTGTAGAGGTCCTCACCCGAGGTGAAGATGCGCAGCTCGGAGCCCTCCACGTGGGCGTCGAACACGCCGGGGTTCGGCGCGGGTCGGCGCACTCGGCCGCGGCGCTTGACCATATCCACGCCGGTGAGCCCGGCGGCGACCGTCAGCGGCAGTCCCACGAGACCGACGCCCGCGGCCACGGCCGCTCCCCGGAGGAGACGACGGACCGGCAGGCGGGGCAGGGACGGCAGGGACGGTCGACGCATTCGCTCAGTCTACTCAGGGCCCCGTCAGCGCGGATAGGTCGAGCGGCGCGTCTCGGTCCAGGCCGCGCTCACCTCGGAGCGCATGCGCACGAGTTCGATCGCCGTCTCCTGCAGCCTCCGGGCGCTCTCGCTCTCGGGGACGTACTGCCGCACCCGCTGGGCCTGGTCCTCCGCGGAGACGTCCACCATGACGGCGATCGAGTGCGCCACCAGGCGGGACTCCGCCCCGGTGCGTCGGCTCGCGTAGACGCGCAGCGCCACATGCATGGACCGCTCCGTGGTGTTCACCAGGAGGGCCTCCACGCGCACGAGGTCGCCTACGTGGATGTTCCGCACGAAGCGCACACCGCCGCCGAACACCGCGACCACGGATTCATGTCCGGTCCAGCGGGCGGCGAAGACGGCGGCCGCCTCGTCCACCCAGCGCAGGATCGCGCCCGCGTTGATGGTGCCGCCCACGGTGGCCTCCGCGTTGGGGGCCAGGAACGCGAGGGTGCTCATCTCCTCGGGGGCCTCCCCGGGCGCGGGGAACGGCAGTCGGGCCATGCCGCGCTCGACGGCGCGGCGGGCCACGGTGGAGCGGCGGGCCTGTTCGTCGCGCTCGATCTGGCCGGGGGTCGAGGGCTCCCAGACCGGCACGGTCACGGGCACCCCGCCCTCCTCCGCGGCGTAGACCACGAGGGACGAGGTGGCGACCACGGGGTCGCCGTCGTCGTCGCGGATCTCCGGCAGCAGCAGGCGGGTCTGGACGTGCACCTCGGCGCCGTCCGTGTGGACCACGCGCGCCTGCACCACAGCACGGCGGTCCACCGGCACGGGGTGCCGGAACTGGGTGTGCCCCACGTAGCGGGCACGCACGAACGTCCCGGCCCAGCTCGCCGCGACGGCGTAGCCGGCCTTCTCGATCCAGGAGATGACGGTGCCGGCGTCCACCAGGCCGGTGGGATGATCGAAGCTGTCCGCCCGGAATTCGAGGGCGAGGGCTCCGGGGGGTCTCATGCCGTCGAACGTATCACCCGACTCCGGGCCCTGTGCGGCCGGTCACGCCCCGTCCAGGAGTCTGCGGGGAACCTCCCGGCCGCGCCCCAGGCGGGTCCGCGCACGGGGGACAATGGACCCATGACCGCCTTCGACCGTCTCCCCCTGCCCGCGGAGCCCCAGACCCCGCACGACCGCCTGCGCCACCGCACCGAGGCCGCCGTCGCCGAGCGCGGGGAGGCCGCCGTCGCCGGGCTGGCGGTGCGCCTGATGACCGGCGCGGCCACCCCGGATGACGTCACCTCGGGCGCCGCCCGCGCCCTCACCGGCGACGACGGCGACCTCAGCCCCGCCGCGACCGGCGCCCTGGCCCTGATGCACGCGTGGCACCGCAGCGCGCTGCCCGCCCTGACCGGGGCGCTCACCGCCCCCGAGGCGGACGTCCGCTCGGCGGCCCACCTCGTGCTCGCCTCCCGGGCCGGTTCGCTGCGCCGCGACGCCGCCGTCGACCGCGCCCTCGTGGACGCGGTGCGGGCCGGCTGTGCCGACCCGGACCCGGAGGTCCGCGCGTCGGCCGCGTCCGCGCTGGGCGCCCTCGCCCGCCCCGAGGACCTCGAGTCCGCCCTGCCCGTGCTCACCGGCATGGTGATGGACGTGGACGCGGACCTGGCCGCGGCCGCCGAGCTGGCCCTCGAGCAGCTCGCGATCCGCCTGGACCGGCCCGGCCTGCGGGTCAGCCTCGAGGGCTGAGGCGACGCCCGTGCAGTGCCCCCACTTCGACGTCGGCGAGTGCCGTTCCTGCCCGCTGATGGGCGTGCCGTACGCCCGGCAGCTCGCGGACAAGCAGGCCGCGGTCCAGGCCGCGCTGGCGGACGCGGTCGATGCGGACACGGTCGTGGCCGAGCCGTTCGCCTCCGCGGAGGCGGGGTTCCGGAACAAGGCGAAGCTCGTGGTGACGGGGTCGGCGGCGGCGCCGCGGCTGGGCATCCTGGACCCGCGGCAGCACCCCCGCCATCACGACGGCGCCGGCGTGGACCTGCGCGACTGCGGCCTGTACGAGGCCGGCATGGAGGGCGTGTTCGAGGCGTGCGCGGCGGCGGTGACGGCGGCCGGGCTGGAGCCCTACGACGTCGCCGCCCGCACGGGCGAGCTGAAGAACGTGATCGTGACGCTCTCCCCCGACCGGGAGGCGATGGTCCGGTTCGTGCTGCGCTCAGCCGACCGGCTGGACGCGCTGCGCGCGGCGGTGCCGGGGCTGCTGGACGACCTCGCGGCGCGCGGGACACCCGCGGCCGTGGTGAGCGCGAACCTGCTGCCGGAGCACGTGGCCCTGCCCGAGGGCGACAAGGAGATCGTGCTCGCCGGCGGGCCGACGCTGACCATGCGGCTCAACGGGGTGGGCCTGCGGCTGCGCCCGCAGGGGTTCTTCCAGACGAACACCGCGGTGACCGAGGGGCTGTACGCGACGGCGGCGGCGTGGGTC is from Micrococcus luteus NCTC 2665 and encodes:
- a CDS encoding phospholipase D-like domain-containing protein, translated to MRRPSLPSLPRLPVRRLLRGAAVAAGVGLVGLPLTVAAGLTGVDMVKRRGRVRRPAPNPGVFDAHVEGSELRIFTSGEDLYKEMIAAIDGAQRIIKFETYIWKSDPTGQRFMDAFNRAAARGVEVYVSYDGFGNLVVPPRFYRQLDPRIHVFRLPAFARPIWRGVVRHSGFNHSKIMVVDDEVSFAGGFNIGDDYARLWRDTHVRERGPAAWGLDRSISIKWNAHHRAGEQMSWRPPDTWDPRITVAANQPPLLVYPIRLSYLDAIQRAQHRILINTPYFIPDQQVLEALLHAARRGVDVQVMVPEDSNHIVADWASRGFFGKMLEAGITILLYRASMIHAKTATVDGIWSTVGSANVDRLSLGFNYESNVVVVDRDFAARMEEIFALDAQRAVRIDTPRWKDRHRLARVVEVLLVPLRPLL
- a CDS encoding acyl-CoA thioesterase; protein product: MRPPGALALEFRADSFDHPTGLVDAGTVISWIEKAGYAVAASWAGTFVRARYVGHTQFRHPVPVDRRAVVQARVVHTDGAEVHVQTRLLLPEIRDDDGDPVVATSSLVVYAAEEGGVPVTVPVWEPSTPGQIERDEQARRSTVARRAVERGMARLPFPAPGEAPEEMSTLAFLAPNAEATVGGTINAGAILRWVDEAAAVFAARWTGHESVVAVFGGGVRFVRNIHVGDLVRVEALLVNTTERSMHVALRVYASRRTGAESRLVAHSIAVMVDVSAEDQAQRVRQYVPESESARRLQETAIELVRMRSEVSAAWTETRRSTYPR
- a CDS encoding HEAT repeat domain-containing protein, which encodes MTAFDRLPLPAEPQTPHDRLRHRTEAAVAERGEAAVAGLAVRLMTGAATPDDVTSGAARALTGDDGDLSPAATGALALMHAWHRSALPALTGALTAPEADVRSAAHLVLASRAGSLRRDAAVDRALVDAVRAGCADPDPEVRASAASALGALARPEDLESALPVLTGMVMDVDADLAAAAELALEQLAIRLDRPGLRVSLEG
- the rlmC gene encoding 23S rRNA (uracil(747)-C(5))-methyltransferase RlmC; amino-acid sequence: MQCPHFDVGECRSCPLMGVPYARQLADKQAAVQAALADAVDADTVVAEPFASAEAGFRNKAKLVVTGSAAAPRLGILDPRQHPRHHDGAGVDLRDCGLYEAGMEGVFEACAAAVTAAGLEPYDVAARTGELKNVIVTLSPDREAMVRFVLRSADRLDALRAAVPGLLDDLAARGTPAAVVSANLLPEHVALPEGDKEIVLAGGPTLTMRLNGVGLRLRPQGFFQTNTAVTEGLYATAAAWVAEAGLPATAWDLYCGVGGFAFHLARAGVRDVWGMESSAEAVAAARETAAELGLADRARFSAGDATSALSFGKRRAPEALSFEKRRARPDAVVVNPPRRGIGAELADALEDSGVPTVLYSSCNPATLAQDLARMPSYRVARVQVFDMFPQTRHAEVLTLLTRR